GATCGTCTTTAAATTCTACATCGTAATTTAAACCTTCTTCACCTTCATACGCTTCAAAAGCATCGATGTCTTCAAATCTTTGCTTTGCCTCATCTTTATTAGAAACGTTAATGGCTTCGTAATCTGCTTTTGTTGTCGTAACTTGTCGGATTAGTTCCTCACCTTTATGAATTAAATCAACCGTCACTAAAATACCCTGCTCTTCTTTCTCGTATGTGACAGTCTCTTCTTTAGTTTCACTTTCCTCTTCTTTAGGTTCGCTAGTCTCTTCTTTATTTTCAACTGGTTCTTGTTGTTTTGCGCTTTTTACTTCCTCACTGTTATCATCATTACTACAAGCAGCAAGTGTGACTAAAACTGCTAAAGATAAAAATATAGAGAATAACTTTTTCATTTCAAAACCACCTTAAATTGTTTTGTGTCATAAGTGTAAAGTTATTTTTATCCTTA
Above is a genomic segment from Nosocomiicoccus massiliensis containing:
- a CDS encoding DUF1307 domain-containing protein gives rise to the protein MKKLFSIFLSLAVLVTLAACSNDDNSEEVKSAKQQEPVENKEETSEPKEEESETKEETVTYEKEEQGILVTVDLIHKGEELIRQVTTTKADYEAINVSNKDEAKQRFEDIDAFEAYEGEEGLNYDVEFKDDHFIETIEVEYSKISPEKLNELVRPAEDNKTGEIQKISLDLTIKELEQAGFKLKEK